One Archangium violaceum genomic window, TCGAAGGGGACGAGCGCCCGGGGCTTCACCCGCTTGATGTTCCACAGGTGGAAGTACTCGTGGGCGACGAGGGTGAGGAAGTCCTCCCAGCCTCGAGGGCTGTGCAGCCCCGCGCGGGGGAAGAGCAGCGCCGTGGACGCCTTGTGCTCCAGTCCTCCTCGGCCCTTGTCCGTGAGGTAGACGAGGAAGACGTAGCGCTTCAGGGGCAGGCCGCCGAACATCCGCGCCTGGGCCTCGCAGATGCGCTGCAGGTCCGAGCACAGCCGGCCCGCGTCCGGCACCGCGTCCCCCCACACCACCACCTCGTGCGGCACGCCCGCCGCCGTGAAGGTGTGGGGCGTGTGGGGGCCCACCTCGAAGGGGCTGTCCACCAGCTCGTCGTAGTCCTTCGCGACGAAGGCCTCGCCCCGGCGCTCCAGCGCGGTGAAGGGCGTCCAGCCCGAGGGCGCCTCCACGGTGACGTGGTGCTCCAGGCCGCGCGTGGCCTCGGTGTAGAGGAAGAGGGTGGCGCCGTTGAAGTAGCCGTGGCTCCCATCCAGGTGGCTGGTGCGCACGGTGAGCTCGTTGGCGTAGACGCGGTAGCGCAGCGTCACCGCGTGCCCCCGCGCCTGGACGCGCCAGGTGCGCTTGTCCTGGCGCCGCACCTGGAGGGGCTCTCCGCCCGGGCCCGAGGCGCTCACGTTCTGCACGTGCCGCGAGAACTCGCGCACCAGGTAGCTGCCCGGCGTCCACACCGGCAGCACGGCATCCAGCGAGTCCGGGCCCGCGGGGAAGGTGGCCTCCACCTCGAAGAGGTGCGAGTGCGGGCGGAGCATCGACACGCGATAGTGGACCGCTTCCGTCATTCCGAGCCCTCCATCGGGCGAAGGGGACATCATCCCACGGGGCGGGCCGGGCCGCCCCCCTGGGACGCTACTTCGCGCGCACGAGGATGGCCCCGAAGAATCCATCCGTGCCGTGCAGATGCGGGGCGAGCCGCAGGAAGGGCCCCGGGCCCACCTTCGCCCCCAGCTCCGCGCCGAGCTCCTCGGCCACCGGCCGGACGGAGTAGTCCGGGTGCCGGGCGAGGAAGTCCTCCACCACGGCCTCGTTCTCCTCGCGCAGGACGCTGCACGTGCCGTAGATGAGCCGGCCTCCCGGCTTCACCATCTGGGAGAAGCGCTCCAGCAGCCGCTTCTGCCGTGCCACGTGGTCTTGAATCATCTCGGGCGTGAGGCGGTAGCGCGCGTCCGGCTTGCGCCGGAAGGTGCCCGTGCCACTGCACGGCGCGTCCACGAGGACCCGGTCCGCCTTGCCCTTGAGGGGCTCGAGCGCCGCGTCCGCCTCGGGGCCCTCGGCGGGGATGACCTGGGTGCGCACGTTGTGCACCCCGGCCCGGCGCGCGCGCTTGCGCAGCTCGTCGATGCGGCCCTCGTCCACGTCCAGCGCGTGCAGGTCGCCCCGGTTCTTCATCTGCACGGCGAGCTGCAGCGTCTTGCCGCCCGCGCCCGCGCACGCGTCCACCACCCGCGTGGGAGGCGCGTCCACCAGCATGCCGAGCAGCTGGCTGCCCTCGTCCTGGAGCTCGAACCATCCGTCGCGGAAGACGTCCAGCGAGAAGGCGTTGGTGCGCGTGTCCAGGATGAGCCCGAGCGGCGACAGCGGGGTGGGGGAGGCGCTCACGCCCTCCTTCTCCAGCAGGGCGCGCAGTTGCTCGCGGTCACCCTTGAAGCCGTTGAGGCGCGCGGTGAGGGGCGCCCGCTCGTTCATCGCCTCGGCGGCGCGCTCGGCGTCCGCGCCGAACACCTCGCGGAAGCGCGTGGCGAGGAAGTCCGGAATCGAGGCGGCGATGGGGAAGCGCTTCTCCGGTGGGAGGGCCTCCAGCGTCCGGGCGGCGGTGGGGAGCGCGGCGAGCGCGTCCGCGTCCTGGCCCGTGAGCGCCGAGGTGCGCGCCACCACGTCCGGGGGCTCGCCATGGAGGATGCGCGAGGCGGCCAGGCGCAGCACGTCCTGGCGCGTCTTGTCCAGGCGGGTGAAGCCGCGGTGGGCGTGCTCGAGGAGGAAGTCCACCGTGCGCTGGCGGCGCAGCAGGGCGTACACCCGCTCGGCCACGGCGCGGCGCTCGTTGGAGTAGAGGTTGCGCTTGTGACGGAGGGTGAAGTCGAGGGCCCGGTCGGCCAGCCGGCCCTCGTGGCGGACGAAGCCATAGGCCTCGAGGCACGCCTGGAGGACGAGGTCCTCACGTACCGGGCGGGGCGCGCGCGACGCCTCGCCGGCGGGGGAGTCTCGTCGGGGCTGGGGGGCCCGGGGGGGCGGGCGGGGGTTCTTCTTCATGAAAGGCTCCGGGGGGCCCGGGAGGCGGGCCTGCGCTGTCGGCAGGCAGGCGAATCGCATCCCGGGCGCTCAATGACAAGGGTGGAGGCGCTCCTTGGCGTTTCCAGGGCGCCTCGGCCCTCTCCCCCGGCCTCCCGGCTAGCGGCGGCGACGGCGGCGCAGGACTCCGGCGAGCACCCACGCGCCCGCGGGCAGGAGCGCCATGGCCGGCCCGGCCGAGCAGCCCGGCTGCATGTTCGGATCCAGGTTCTCGGAGTCCTCCGGGCCGGCGGGCAGCCCGGGGTTCTGGGTGACGGTGCCCGGCGCGGGGGTCGAGGGCTGGCTCGTCCCCGGCTGCTCGGTTCCCGGGGGGGCCGAGGGCTCGGACGTGCCCGGCTGCTCCGGCGCCGGCTCCGACTCGAGCGGGGGGAGCTCCTTGGTGAGGGTGAAGCTGTCCATCACCTTGCCCGAGGGCGTCAGGGCCTGGGCGGAGAGGGTGCCGTCCCGCACCGTCACGTCGAGGTAGCCGTGGTCCGAGTCGTTGCGCAGCACGGCCCAGGAGGGCTTGCTGGTCTCGAGCGGGCGCAGGGACG contains:
- a CDS encoding RsmB/NOP family class I SAM-dependent RNA methyltransferase; its protein translation is MKKNPRPPPRAPQPRRDSPAGEASRAPRPVREDLVLQACLEAYGFVRHEGRLADRALDFTLRHKRNLYSNERRAVAERVYALLRRQRTVDFLLEHAHRGFTRLDKTRQDVLRLAASRILHGEPPDVVARTSALTGQDADALAALPTAARTLEALPPEKRFPIAASIPDFLATRFREVFGADAERAAEAMNERAPLTARLNGFKGDREQLRALLEKEGVSASPTPLSPLGLILDTRTNAFSLDVFRDGWFELQDEGSQLLGMLVDAPPTRVVDACAGAGGKTLQLAVQMKNRGDLHALDVDEGRIDELRKRARRAGVHNVRTQVIPAEGPEADAALEPLKGKADRVLVDAPCSGTGTFRRKPDARYRLTPEMIQDHVARQKRLLERFSQMVKPGGRLIYGTCSVLREENEAVVEDFLARHPDYSVRPVAEELGAELGAKVGPGPFLRLAPHLHGTDGFFGAILVRAK